In the genome of Mycoplasma seminis, one region contains:
- the gap gene encoding type I glyceraldehyde-3-phosphate dehydrogenase produces the protein MKKVAINGFGRIGRLFLRRLLETQSKEMEVVAVNDLTDPATLAHLLKYDTAYHALPVDVVVKEGAIVVNGKEIKVLSERDPENLPWAELGIDVVVESTGFFTKREGAEKHLKAGAKKVVVSAPSDKDVKTIVYNVNHKELTKEDKLISAASCTTNCLAPVVKVLVDNFGLKSGYMTTIHSYTADQRLQDAPHKDLRRARAAAQNMVPTSTGAAKAIGLVVPEAAGKLDGIAVRVPTITGSLVDLTVMLEKQPTVEELNAAMKAAASETLEYSTTPLVSSDIIGQHHGSIFDSLMTAAKETEDGVMYKLFSWYDNEMSYVSQLVRTVEHFAKL, from the coding sequence ATGAAAAAAGTAGCAATTAACGGTTTTGGTAGAATCGGAAGATTATTCTTACGTAGATTACTTGAAACACAATCAAAAGAAATGGAAGTTGTTGCTGTTAACGACTTAACAGACCCAGCTACATTAGCTCACTTATTAAAATACGATACAGCATACCATGCATTACCAGTTGATGTTGTTGTTAAAGAAGGTGCTATCGTTGTAAATGGAAAAGAAATTAAAGTTTTATCAGAAAGAGACCCTGAAAACTTACCATGAGCAGAATTAGGAATCGATGTTGTTGTTGAATCAACAGGATTCTTTACAAAACGTGAAGGTGCAGAAAAACACTTAAAAGCTGGAGCTAAAAAAGTTGTTGTTTCAGCACCATCAGACAAAGATGTTAAAACAATCGTTTACAATGTAAACCACAAAGAATTAACAAAAGAAGACAAATTAATCTCAGCAGCTTCATGTACAACAAACTGTTTAGCACCAGTTGTTAAAGTTCTTGTTGACAACTTTGGATTAAAATCAGGATACATGACAACAATCCACTCATATACAGCTGACCAAAGATTACAAGATGCTCCTCACAAAGACTTAAGAAGAGCTAGAGCAGCAGCTCAAAACATGGTTCCTACATCAACAGGAGCAGCTAAAGCTATTGGTTTAGTAGTTCCTGAAGCAGCAGGAAAATTAGATGGTATTGCAGTTAGAGTTCCTACAATTACAGGTTCACTTGTTGACTTAACAGTTATGCTTGAAAAACAACCTACAGTTGAAGAATTAAATGCAGCTATGAAAGCAGCAGCTAGTGAAACATTAGAATACTCAACAACACCACTTGTATCTTCAGACATTATCGGACAACACCACGGATCAATCTTTGATTCATTAATGACTGCAGCTAAGGAAACAGAAGACGGTGTAATGTACAAATTATTCTCATGATACGACAATGAAATGTCATACGTATCACAACTTGTTAGAACTGTAGAACACTTTGCAAAATTATAA